A genome region from Gemmatimonadota bacterium includes the following:
- a CDS encoding 3-oxoacyl-ACP reductase FabG — protein sequence MTLKDRVAIVTGASSGIGRGIALALAREGACVAVADIQEAPKKGIYHDTDLTTSTVEEIEKRGGKGIFVQTDVSDDEAVRNLIERTISEFSTLDILVNNAGITIPGGIEETTIADYDTVMGVNLRALYVASKLAMPHLKKPSGRIIHIASVQSFGGGGGPAYAASKAGVVNLTRDTALELAPFGATVNAICPGYIETPIQDYLTPQDIEDCKVKTPLPRLGLPSDIGNAAVFFASDAAAWITGTALPVDGGWMASIF from the coding sequence AAGACCGCGTGGCAATCGTCACTGGCGCAAGCTCTGGCATTGGGCGGGGCATAGCACTGGCACTTGCACGAGAAGGCGCATGTGTGGCAGTGGCCGATATTCAGGAAGCACCCAAAAAGGGCATATATCACGACACCGACTTAACCACTTCTACGGTAGAAGAAATAGAAAAACGCGGAGGGAAAGGAATCTTCGTGCAGACCGACGTATCGGATGACGAAGCGGTACGCAATCTGATCGAACGGACCATCTCCGAATTTAGCACATTAGACATCCTGGTAAACAACGCCGGCATCACAATACCTGGCGGCATAGAAGAAACAACCATCGCCGACTACGACACCGTAATGGGCGTAAACCTTCGGGCACTATATGTCGCCAGCAAACTCGCCATGCCACACCTCAAAAAACCATCCGGCAGAATCATCCACATCGCATCTGTACAGTCATTTGGCGGGGGCGGAGGACCAGCGTATGCTGCATCAAAAGCCGGCGTCGTCAACCTCACGCGAGACACCGCCCTGGAATTGGCTCCCTTTGGCGCAACCGTCAACGCGATCTGCCCGGGCTACATCGAAACGCCCATACAGGACTATCTCACACCGCAGGACATTGAAGACTGCAAAGTAAAAACCCCACTGCCCCGCCTGGGCTTGCCATCGGACATCGGCAACGCCGCGGTATTCTTCGCATCGGACGCCGCCGCCTGGATCACCGGCACAGCCCTGCCCGTGGATGGCGGATGG